A region from the Arthrobacter roseus genome encodes:
- a CDS encoding DUF4129 domain-containing protein — MGTSNAGSLLQRPSIWWTAALLLLVILGAGSLGPLSADPRMDLVLPERLIPDPVIAATPPPEPVAEPEQAPDPGPELVYATIAAVIVLITVATYMLITILKRLRRPEQEPGNESDAVVELDPIPGETESVIRAHLSRATEVLSGPTDSADAVIACWLQLEAATSHAGRSRKPHETPSEYTAGILERFDAAPTDTATLMTTYERVRFAASARGREVSAAELNAVREALNGVTAAVRTFMDRQSRHENA, encoded by the coding sequence GTGGGCACCAGCAACGCCGGAAGCCTGCTCCAGCGCCCGTCAATCTGGTGGACTGCCGCTCTTCTCCTACTCGTCATCCTTGGCGCGGGCTCGTTGGGTCCGCTGAGCGCGGACCCGCGCATGGACCTTGTCCTCCCCGAACGCTTAATTCCGGACCCTGTGATTGCAGCGACTCCACCGCCAGAACCCGTCGCGGAACCAGAGCAGGCACCAGATCCCGGACCGGAACTTGTCTACGCAACCATCGCCGCCGTCATCGTTCTGATTACGGTCGCGACCTACATGCTCATCACCATCCTCAAGCGCCTTCGCCGGCCGGAACAAGAACCGGGGAACGAGAGCGATGCCGTCGTGGAACTGGACCCCATCCCCGGTGAAACAGAATCGGTGATTCGAGCGCACCTGTCCAGGGCCACTGAAGTCCTTAGCGGACCCACCGATTCCGCGGACGCAGTCATCGCGTGCTGGCTACAGCTGGAAGCCGCGACAAGTCACGCCGGCAGATCCCGCAAACCCCACGAAACGCCGTCGGAATATACGGCCGGCATTCTCGAGAGATTCGACGCCGCACCAACAGACACGGCCACGTTGATGACCACCTATGAACGCGTACGGTTTGCGGCCTCAGCCCGCGGTCGTGAGGTCTCCGCTGCCGAGCTCAACGCCGTACGGGAGGCCCTGAACGGGGTCACCGCGGCCGTCCGCACGTTCATGGACAGACAGAGCAGACATGAAAACGCGTAA
- a CDS encoding AAA family ATPase: MRDHENTSIDVVAQQSDAVLTELANVVVDMRQPLRLALAAVLAGGHVLFEDMPGLGKTLAAKSMAQTLGLHFDRLQCTPDLLPSDITGSSIFDPSTRTFDFRPGPVFTGLFLADEINRTSPKTQSALLEAMAERQVSVEGRTLALEAPFHVFATANPIEFEGTYPLPEAQLDRFLIRLAIGYPDTAAETEIISRRLFRGEEASHVRRIIEPGQLLAMQQSVEATGVNRDIIDYAVRLTAATREHTGLDAGASPRGSQALVLMGRALAAIDGRDYVLPEDIKAVAVPVLAHRLTLTPTSWARGVRSENVVRDILTTVQTPTTAAADGS; encoded by the coding sequence ATGAGAGACCACGAAAACACAAGCATCGACGTCGTTGCGCAGCAAAGTGACGCCGTCCTCACCGAGCTCGCGAACGTTGTGGTGGATATGCGCCAGCCGCTCAGGTTGGCACTCGCGGCTGTCCTGGCCGGCGGGCACGTCTTGTTCGAGGACATGCCCGGCCTCGGCAAGACGCTAGCCGCAAAGTCGATGGCGCAGACGCTAGGACTACACTTCGACAGGCTGCAATGCACCCCAGACCTTCTGCCCTCTGATATCACTGGGTCCTCCATCTTTGACCCCTCCACGCGAACATTCGATTTCCGTCCCGGCCCCGTCTTCACCGGCCTGTTCCTCGCTGACGAAATCAACCGCACCTCCCCCAAGACACAATCGGCCCTACTCGAGGCGATGGCCGAACGCCAGGTGTCGGTGGAAGGCCGAACCCTCGCCCTCGAAGCACCATTTCACGTATTCGCTACAGCGAACCCCATCGAGTTTGAAGGCACCTATCCCCTGCCCGAAGCCCAGCTGGACCGGTTCCTGATCCGGCTGGCCATCGGCTATCCGGACACCGCGGCAGAAACGGAAATCATCTCGCGCCGACTTTTCCGCGGCGAAGAAGCGAGCCACGTACGCAGAATCATCGAGCCCGGACAGTTGCTTGCCATGCAGCAATCCGTCGAGGCGACCGGCGTCAACCGGGACATCATCGACTATGCCGTCCGCCTGACCGCAGCAACCAGAGAGCATACTGGCCTCGACGCCGGAGCGTCTCCCCGAGGATCGCAGGCACTCGTCCTGATGGGACGCGCGCTGGCCGCCATTGATGGACGGGATTATGTCCTTCCGGAGGACATCAAGGCAGTGGCAGTCCCCGTTCTCGCACACCGGCTGACCCTGACCCCCACATCGTGGGCACGCGGCGTACGGTCTGAAAATGTGGTCCGGGATATTCTGACGACGGTCCAGACCCCGACAACGGCAGCGGCGGATGGCAGCTGA
- a CDS encoding DUF58 domain-containing protein: MAAEPGPRRLNGSWGTAVITGLVCLLVGTVSGRPDVAVLAAPFILLAVAGLQNLSLSTRIEPEINNASPEGQQAHVHFHSPWSGTIGVVTVAVPGTRPTGLLIPDSAKPPVVVADRPLSGRSTILTYTYSDLCPLGLTTQQPQAGVPLTQTVLPRVSLLGSLPLPPRLTGRTGAHTSRLPGTGTEFRGLYPFAPGDDLRRIDWRATARQADDRHQLIVRGAHAESEAILTLVVDTAAEYPMETDHWFGGTSGPLTEPSSLHLARSGATAVAASYLAHGDRVGLSELSGLTKPLRALAGRRQLDLLRARLAQYTARPRSERTKREQQIPSASLVIVFSPFMDDDPADQMLRWHRLGHRVIGIDTLPHLRHTTADRHEQTAVRLSLLQRTISIRELHLAGITVLGNRGENSSTGAVSADPGPDSIPGQLDLVTGLAMLRKNIAKAHGSTTWRTR, encoded by the coding sequence ATGGCAGCTGAACCGGGACCAAGACGGCTGAATGGCTCGTGGGGAACCGCCGTCATCACCGGGCTTGTCTGCCTGCTGGTGGGTACCGTTTCCGGCCGGCCCGACGTGGCCGTGCTCGCGGCACCCTTTATCCTGCTGGCCGTGGCCGGGCTCCAAAACCTTTCGCTGTCCACACGCATTGAACCCGAGATCAACAACGCCTCACCTGAGGGTCAGCAGGCACACGTCCACTTTCATTCACCCTGGTCCGGGACCATCGGCGTCGTGACTGTCGCCGTTCCCGGAACGCGTCCCACTGGACTCCTGATCCCAGATTCGGCAAAGCCTCCCGTGGTCGTGGCAGACAGGCCGCTGTCCGGACGATCAACCATCCTGACGTACACCTACTCCGACCTCTGTCCCCTGGGGCTCACCACGCAGCAGCCACAGGCCGGAGTCCCCCTCACTCAGACTGTCCTGCCGCGCGTGTCACTGCTCGGATCCCTTCCGTTGCCCCCACGGCTTACGGGACGGACCGGCGCGCACACCTCGCGACTCCCCGGCACCGGCACCGAATTCAGGGGCCTGTACCCGTTCGCGCCGGGTGATGACCTGCGCCGAATTGACTGGCGCGCCACGGCGAGACAAGCCGATGATCGTCATCAACTCATTGTTCGCGGCGCCCACGCCGAGTCCGAGGCCATCCTCACTCTAGTGGTGGACACCGCTGCCGAGTACCCCATGGAAACCGACCACTGGTTCGGGGGAACGAGCGGTCCGCTGACAGAACCGTCGTCCCTCCACCTGGCACGGTCCGGGGCGACTGCCGTGGCCGCCTCCTACCTCGCTCACGGTGACCGCGTAGGGCTCTCAGAGCTCTCCGGCCTGACGAAACCGCTGCGGGCGCTCGCCGGACGGCGTCAACTGGACCTCCTGAGGGCACGCCTGGCGCAGTACACAGCACGCCCCCGCAGCGAAAGAACAAAGCGCGAACAACAGATACCCTCCGCATCCCTGGTCATCGTCTTCTCGCCCTTCATGGATGACGATCCGGCTGACCAGATGCTGCGGTGGCACCGCCTCGGCCATCGCGTTATCGGGATCGACACGCTGCCCCATTTGAGACACACCACCGCGGACCGGCACGAACAGACAGCCGTCAGACTGAGTCTGCTCCAACGCACCATCTCTATCCGGGAACTTCACCTCGCGGGCATAACTGTTCTCGGGAACAGGGGCGAAAACAGTTCTACCGGCGCCGTATCAGCTGACCCCGGCCCGGATTCGATACCCGGACAACTTGACCTGGTCACCGGCCTGGCCATGCTGCGAAAGAACATCGCGAAGGCCCACGGCTCAACAACGTGGAGGACCAGATGA
- the hrpA gene encoding ATP-dependent RNA helicase HrpA, with product MAVKITYPPDLPVSARRTDIMTTIASNQVTIIAGETGSGKTTQIPKMCLELGLADHGLIGHTQPRRLAARSVAERIASELDVELGQEVGFQVRFTGETGPQTKIKLMTDGILLAEIRRDPLLKKYSTLIIDEAHERSLNIDFILGYLKRILPRRPDLKVIITSATIDTERFAGHFAADEALAQPERAPVIEVSGRTYPVDIRYRPLNQLPGQSDDADQDELEEDRDPLDAVCDAVLELVKEPPGDILVFFSGEREIRDAADALRHLVQHNRRLAGTEILPLFARLSLAEQHKVFSRGSTRRIVLATNVAETSLTVPGIKYVIDTGTARISRYSHRTKVQRLPIERVSQASANQRSGRCGRVSDGIAIRLYSEEDFGARRDFTDPEILRTNLASVILQMTAMGVAQGPKDVANFPFVEPPESKAINDGVSLLRELGALQSDGSISTVGRQLSQLPVDPRLGRMIVEADKRGCVREVMVLAAALTIQDPRERPQKDDGSRLQQATEKHKRFVDENSDFTGFLNLWNYLQQQQKDLSSTQFRKMCRTDFLNYLRIREWQDLFAQLRQIAKPMGITLEPGPVDPVGRDQAVHTSLLAGLLSHIGLYDQRKREYAGARGTRFAIFPGSSLFKKSPDWVMAAELVETSRLWARVAAKFDPLWAEDIAPHLVKRSYSEPHWSRATGSVMAYEKVLLYGVPIVAQRRINYGRIDPELSREMFIRHALVEGDWKTHHKFFSRNRSLLEEVDELESRMRRRDLRVDDEALFDFYDQRIGQKVVSERHFDQWWKQARRDDPNLLDLTTEALLSEQAVGLDEESFPRTWEQTGFSLPLSYEFSPAGNSPSDGVTVSVPVLFLNQLDAEPFRWQIPGLRAELITALIKSLPKQVRKNFIPAPDVARTATAMLETDFSPGVDPLEPSLELVLRRLKGHIIPPASWNWDSVPVHLRMSFQVVDDEGGVLGESMDLAALQDELAPATRRAIAESLGATPSTVRKSSRPGRSSGKTKELTHTPGVAEQTGLTSWPGHTIETQVERLVGGHTVTGYPALVDEGQDVALRVFQTAQEQQTAMRGGVIRLLSLKVPSPARYVMDHLSNKEKLTFSQNPHGSISSLIDDCTLAAIDKIVPPSLPWTDADFEKLYEHVRAELIDTVFVITKLVEESLSVARDVSRSIKSSSSLSLITALNDVQSQLEQLVYPGFVARTGYAQLSQLPRYLRGMERRLEKLPTMVARDAQSMVIVQKLEDEYDDAVSALKPGGRTPVSLLSVRWMIEELRISFFAQDLGTAYSVSEKRIRNALTSAL from the coding sequence ATGGCTGTGAAGATTACCTATCCGCCGGACCTGCCCGTGTCCGCGCGCAGGACCGACATCATGACGACGATTGCCTCGAACCAGGTCACCATCATCGCCGGAGAAACGGGCTCCGGAAAGACCACTCAGATTCCCAAAATGTGCCTGGAACTGGGGCTAGCGGATCACGGACTGATCGGTCACACGCAACCGCGACGGTTGGCTGCCCGCTCCGTTGCCGAACGTATTGCCTCCGAACTCGACGTCGAGCTCGGGCAAGAAGTTGGTTTCCAGGTCCGATTCACCGGCGAAACGGGGCCACAGACCAAGATCAAACTCATGACGGACGGCATACTACTGGCCGAAATTCGTCGCGACCCGCTCCTGAAGAAATACAGCACCCTCATCATCGATGAGGCCCACGAACGCAGTCTGAACATCGACTTCATCCTGGGCTACCTAAAACGCATCCTTCCCCGCCGGCCTGACCTAAAGGTCATCATCACGTCGGCGACCATCGATACCGAACGCTTCGCAGGCCATTTCGCTGCAGATGAGGCGTTGGCCCAGCCGGAACGTGCACCTGTCATCGAAGTCTCCGGACGCACCTACCCTGTGGACATCCGTTATCGCCCACTGAATCAGCTTCCAGGGCAGTCCGACGACGCGGACCAGGACGAACTCGAGGAGGACAGAGACCCGCTCGACGCCGTATGCGACGCCGTCCTCGAACTCGTGAAGGAGCCACCGGGCGACATATTGGTGTTCTTCTCCGGCGAGCGCGAAATCCGCGACGCGGCTGATGCCCTTCGCCATCTGGTCCAGCACAACCGCCGTTTGGCCGGCACCGAAATTCTGCCACTTTTTGCCCGCCTTTCACTGGCTGAGCAGCACAAGGTGTTCAGCCGCGGATCCACTCGCCGAATCGTGTTGGCAACGAACGTCGCGGAGACATCCCTGACAGTACCCGGGATCAAATATGTGATTGATACCGGAACCGCACGTATTTCGCGGTATTCGCACCGCACGAAGGTTCAGCGGTTGCCGATCGAGCGGGTTTCGCAGGCCTCAGCCAACCAGCGCTCCGGCCGATGCGGACGCGTCAGTGACGGCATCGCCATTCGTCTCTACTCCGAGGAGGACTTCGGAGCTCGCCGGGATTTCACGGACCCTGAAATCCTGCGAACCAACCTTGCTTCGGTCATCCTACAGATGACTGCCATGGGCGTTGCACAGGGCCCAAAGGATGTAGCGAACTTTCCGTTTGTGGAGCCGCCGGAGTCAAAGGCCATCAACGACGGTGTGTCCCTGCTTCGTGAACTCGGTGCGCTGCAGAGCGACGGCAGCATCTCGACGGTGGGACGCCAGTTGTCCCAGCTGCCTGTGGACCCCCGGCTTGGGCGAATGATCGTGGAAGCGGACAAGCGCGGCTGCGTGCGTGAAGTCATGGTGCTCGCTGCTGCTCTGACCATTCAGGATCCCCGTGAGCGCCCGCAGAAGGACGACGGTTCCAGGCTTCAGCAGGCGACGGAAAAGCATAAACGCTTCGTCGATGAGAATTCTGACTTCACCGGTTTCCTCAATCTATGGAATTACCTTCAGCAACAACAGAAAGACCTTTCGTCCACACAGTTCCGGAAAATGTGCCGCACTGACTTCCTGAACTACCTCCGTATCCGGGAGTGGCAGGACCTCTTCGCCCAGTTGAGACAGATCGCGAAACCTATGGGGATCACGCTGGAGCCAGGCCCAGTAGACCCCGTGGGTCGTGACCAGGCAGTTCACACGAGTCTGCTGGCGGGGCTGCTGAGCCATATTGGACTCTATGACCAGCGAAAACGCGAATACGCTGGGGCCCGTGGCACCCGGTTCGCCATTTTTCCCGGATCCTCTCTTTTCAAGAAGAGTCCCGACTGGGTCATGGCCGCTGAGCTCGTGGAGACCTCGCGGCTCTGGGCACGCGTTGCAGCAAAGTTTGACCCGTTGTGGGCAGAGGATATCGCGCCGCACCTGGTCAAGAGGAGTTATAGCGAGCCGCACTGGTCGCGTGCAACGGGCTCGGTGATGGCTTACGAAAAGGTGCTGCTGTACGGCGTACCCATTGTTGCCCAGCGCAGGATCAATTATGGGCGGATCGATCCGGAACTGAGCCGGGAAATGTTCATCCGCCATGCACTGGTGGAGGGAGATTGGAAGACACACCACAAGTTCTTTTCCCGCAACCGTTCTCTTCTAGAGGAAGTGGATGAGCTCGAAAGTCGGATGCGTCGCCGCGATCTGCGCGTGGATGACGAGGCGCTTTTCGACTTCTATGATCAGCGAATCGGGCAGAAAGTTGTTTCCGAACGCCACTTTGACCAATGGTGGAAGCAAGCCCGTCGCGATGATCCGAATCTGCTTGACCTCACAACGGAGGCACTACTCAGCGAGCAGGCTGTCGGTCTCGACGAGGAGTCATTCCCGCGGACCTGGGAACAGACCGGGTTCAGCCTCCCCTTGAGTTACGAGTTCTCGCCGGCCGGCAACAGCCCTTCTGATGGCGTCACCGTCAGCGTCCCGGTCCTGTTCCTCAATCAGCTCGACGCCGAACCGTTTCGATGGCAGATCCCTGGGCTTCGCGCGGAGCTCATCACCGCTCTGATCAAGTCATTGCCGAAGCAGGTCCGAAAGAACTTTATTCCGGCCCCCGATGTGGCACGGACGGCGACGGCGATGCTCGAAACCGATTTCTCCCCCGGTGTGGACCCGCTGGAACCATCGTTGGAGCTGGTCCTACGCCGGCTGAAGGGCCACATCATTCCTCCAGCGTCGTGGAACTGGGACTCCGTGCCGGTGCACTTGCGCATGTCTTTCCAGGTTGTCGATGACGAGGGTGGCGTTCTGGGCGAGAGCATGGACCTAGCGGCCCTTCAGGATGAACTCGCACCGGCAACGCGCCGTGCGATAGCCGAGTCACTGGGCGCCACTCCTTCCACGGTCAGGAAAAGCTCGAGACCGGGGCGGTCCTCTGGTAAGACGAAGGAACTCACACATACTCCCGGTGTTGCAGAGCAGACCGGTCTGACTTCCTGGCCGGGCCATACCATTGAAACGCAGGTGGAACGGCTCGTGGGCGGACACACCGTGACCGGCTACCCTGCGCTCGTGGACGAGGGGCAAGATGTTGCACTGCGGGTGTTTCAGACTGCGCAGGAGCAACAGACCGCCATGCGCGGAGGCGTCATCCGTTTACTGTCCCTGAAGGTGCCCTCGCCCGCCCGGTACGTCATGGATCATCTGAGCAACAAAGAGAAACTGACGTTCAGCCAAAACCCCCACGGAAGCATTTCCTCACTCATCGACGACTGTACGCTGGCTGCCATCGACAAGATTGTCCCCCCATCACTGCCGTGGACGGATGCCGATTTCGAGAAGTTGTACGAGCACGTACGTGCGGAACTCATTGATACTGTTTTCGTGATCACCAAGCTGGTGGAAGAATCTCTGTCCGTGGCCCGCGATGTGTCGCGAAGCATCAAGAGCTCCTCGAGCTTGTCCCTGATCACTGCCCTCAACGACGTGCAGAGCCAACTTGAGCAGCTGGTCTACCCCGGATTCGTGGCCAGGACAGGCTACGCCCAGTTGAGTCAGCTGCCCCGATACCTTCGCGGCATGGAGAGGCGGCTTGAAAAGCTTCCCACCATGGTCGCTAGAGACGCTCAGTCCATGGTCATCGTGCAGAAGCTCGAAGACGAGTACGACGACGCCGTGTCCGCCCTCAAGCCAGGTGGACGGACGCCCGTGTCACTCCTCAGCGTTCGGTGGATGATCGAAGAACTGCGTATCAGCTTCTTTGCCCAGGACCTGGGAACCGCCTACTCAGTGTCCGAAAAACGAATCCGGAATGCTCTGACCAGCGCACTGTGA
- a CDS encoding HIT domain-containing protein → MSTLFTQIINGEIPGRFVWKDDDVVAFLTIAPLAPGHTLVVPRDEISAWTDAGPGVMEHLMEVAKAIGNVQVGSFGVKRAGLVIAGFEVDHLHLHVFPANSMVDFDFTRVDQNPDPQSMDEAAETLRKGLREAGHEQSVPE, encoded by the coding sequence GTGAGTACTCTTTTCACCCAGATCATTAATGGAGAGATCCCCGGCCGCTTTGTCTGGAAAGACGACGACGTCGTCGCGTTTCTGACCATCGCGCCACTGGCACCAGGTCACACTCTGGTGGTTCCACGCGATGAGATCAGCGCGTGGACAGACGCAGGCCCGGGGGTCATGGAACATCTGATGGAGGTCGCGAAAGCCATCGGCAATGTTCAGGTGGGCTCCTTTGGCGTTAAACGTGCGGGACTCGTCATTGCCGGTTTTGAAGTGGATCATCTCCATCTCCATGTTTTTCCGGCCAATTCGATGGTGGACTTCGACTTCACGAGGGTGGATCAGAACCCCGATCCACAATCTATGGACGAGGCAGCCGAGACACTTCGGAAAGGTCTTCGGGAGGCCGGTCACGAGCAGTCAGTACCCGAATAA
- a CDS encoding rhodanese-like domain-containing protein produces MKTLMDVQTLQDRMNSGVHTVVLDVRWSLGDPHGREHYVEAHIPGAVYVDLAGELSSTPSSTEGRHPLPNLDELEESARQWGISNGDVVVAYDDCGGLSAARLWWLLRHAGLTEVYLLDGGLTAWQNAGLVAEGGEEQHCLGTVTLSAGAMSVTDIDAVPNFACDGVLLDARAAERYRGEVEPVDARAGHIPGAVSAPTSENLAPNQTFRSATELRRRFEALGVTESADIAVYCGSGVTAAHEVAALEIAGFKAALYPGSWSQWSARVDLPVETSPGTTTYSRSA; encoded by the coding sequence GTGAAGACCCTCATGGATGTACAGACGCTGCAGGACCGGATGAACTCCGGCGTGCACACCGTTGTACTTGATGTCCGCTGGAGCCTGGGTGACCCCCACGGCCGCGAACACTACGTTGAAGCCCATATTCCCGGTGCAGTTTATGTGGATCTGGCGGGCGAGCTTTCCTCGACTCCCTCATCTACTGAGGGGCGACATCCATTGCCGAACCTGGATGAGCTGGAAGAGTCCGCACGGCAGTGGGGAATCAGCAACGGCGACGTCGTCGTTGCCTACGACGATTGCGGGGGCCTTTCAGCCGCACGCCTGTGGTGGCTGCTGCGTCATGCGGGCCTGACTGAAGTCTACCTGCTCGACGGCGGCCTGACCGCTTGGCAGAATGCTGGTCTGGTTGCCGAGGGTGGCGAAGAGCAGCATTGCCTGGGCACAGTGACACTCAGCGCCGGCGCTATGTCCGTAACTGATATCGACGCTGTCCCGAATTTTGCCTGCGACGGGGTGCTCCTTGATGCTCGGGCTGCAGAACGGTACCGGGGTGAAGTTGAGCCGGTGGATGCCAGAGCGGGGCACATACCCGGCGCTGTTTCTGCCCCGACGTCGGAGAATCTTGCACCGAACCAGACGTTCCGGTCCGCCACTGAGCTCCGACGACGTTTTGAAGCACTGGGCGTGACGGAGAGTGCTGACATTGCGGTGTACTGCGGCTCAGGCGTCACCGCTGCGCATGAGGTTGCTGCTCTGGAAATCGCCGGATTCAAGGCCGCCCTATACCCAGGATCTTGGTCGCAGTGGTCCGCCAGAGTGGACCTACCCGTGGAAACCTCTCCAGGGACGACGACCTATTCGCGAAGCGCTTAA
- a CDS encoding pyridoxal-phosphate dependent enzyme, translating into MNSLKDLTGRRWAAEAIRRIETENNRSADTHLHAVPLPEHWGIELFLKDESTHRTGSLKHRLARSLFLFGLVNGWISAGTTIVEASSGSTAVSEAYFAQLLDLPFVAVMTRTTSPEKIALIEQFGGSCHFVDHASEVYATAEELAKNSGGHYMDQFTYAERATDWRGNNNIAESIFEQLALEAHPIPEWVVVGAGTGGTSATIGRYLRYHRHHTALAVVDPENSAFYPGWADRSATPIGKPSRIEGIGRPRLEPSFVPDVIDHMIQVPDAGSVAAMQHLLTLTGFRAGPSTGTNLWGVWQLIAEMIAEGRQGSVVSLMCDDGDRYACTYYNDEWLASQNLTPGPCARVIEQFFATGTWDDSAIA; encoded by the coding sequence GTGAACAGCCTTAAAGACCTCACTGGCCGCCGCTGGGCCGCAGAGGCCATTCGACGGATTGAAACCGAAAACAACCGCTCCGCAGACACCCATCTGCATGCCGTTCCGTTGCCCGAGCACTGGGGCATCGAGTTGTTCCTCAAAGACGAATCAACGCATCGAACGGGCAGCCTGAAGCATCGACTGGCACGCTCGCTGTTCCTTTTTGGCCTGGTCAACGGTTGGATCTCTGCAGGCACCACCATTGTTGAAGCATCCAGTGGCTCCACAGCTGTTTCTGAGGCCTACTTTGCTCAGCTTCTGGACCTGCCATTCGTCGCCGTCATGACCCGTACCACCAGCCCGGAGAAGATAGCCCTCATTGAGCAATTCGGCGGCTCGTGCCACTTCGTTGACCATGCCTCAGAGGTCTACGCCACAGCTGAGGAACTGGCGAAGAACAGCGGCGGACACTACATGGACCAATTCACCTACGCCGAACGGGCCACTGACTGGCGAGGCAACAACAACATTGCAGAATCCATTTTTGAGCAGTTGGCGTTGGAAGCGCATCCCATACCCGAGTGGGTCGTGGTCGGGGCAGGTACGGGCGGAACCAGCGCCACCATCGGCCGCTACCTGCGCTATCACCGCCACCACACGGCTCTCGCCGTCGTCGACCCTGAAAATTCCGCGTTCTACCCGGGGTGGGCTGACCGCTCCGCCACACCAATTGGGAAACCATCCCGGATTGAGGGAATTGGACGGCCGCGTCTGGAACCCAGTTTTGTGCCGGACGTCATCGACCACATGATCCAGGTACCCGATGCAGGATCCGTTGCCGCGATGCAGCACTTGCTGACACTGACCGGGTTTCGTGCCGGACCATCAACCGGGACCAACCTCTGGGGTGTGTGGCAACTCATTGCAGAAATGATCGCCGAGGGACGCCAGGGCAGCGTCGTATCCCTGATGTGCGACGACGGGGATCGCTACGCCTGCACGTACTACAACGACGAATGGCTCGCGTCTCAGAACCTGACGCCAGGGCCTTGCGCACGCGTCATCGAACAGTTCTTTGCAACGGGAACGTGGGACGACTCCGCGATTGCGTGA
- a CDS encoding MBL fold metallo-hydrolase, whose translation MLMTKHGHSCVRLEKDGIVLVLDPGTLSRVPEALEGANAILVTHEHPDHIDQETVLAFMASNPALELYAPGGVAARLADAAPGIESRIHHLDAGQSAELVGFQVRAVGGQHALIHPRIPVVANLGYVIDETLYHPGDSFIVPENAAIQTLLVPLHAPWSKTAEVIDFVIAVGPERAYPIHDALLNDAGRALVENLLRSISAAHGTTFESLTAGENVNV comes from the coding sequence ATGTTGATGACAAAGCATGGTCATTCCTGCGTCCGTCTGGAGAAGGACGGAATCGTTTTGGTCCTTGATCCAGGCACACTCTCTCGGGTCCCCGAGGCGCTCGAGGGTGCAAACGCAATACTTGTCACTCATGAGCATCCAGATCATATTGATCAGGAGACCGTCCTGGCATTCATGGCCAGCAACCCGGCTCTTGAGCTCTACGCACCAGGCGGCGTCGCTGCTCGGCTTGCGGATGCAGCCCCCGGAATAGAATCTCGGATCCACCATCTGGACGCTGGTCAGTCTGCGGAACTGGTTGGTTTTCAGGTTCGTGCTGTTGGCGGACAGCACGCATTGATCCACCCGCGGATACCGGTGGTGGCCAATCTGGGCTATGTGATCGATGAAACTCTGTATCATCCCGGAGATTCCTTCATCGTGCCCGAGAACGCGGCCATCCAGACGCTGCTGGTACCACTGCACGCTCCGTGGTCCAAGACCGCCGAAGTCATCGACTTTGTCATTGCCGTTGGACCGGAGAGGGCATATCCCATTCATGATGCATTGCTCAATGATGCGGGCAGAGCTCTCGTGGAGAACCTTTTGCGGTCAATCAGCGCTGCCCATGGGACAACGTTTGAAAGCCTGACGGCCGGAGAAAACGTTAACGTGTGA
- a CDS encoding Fur family transcriptional regulator produces MTKQRLAVSRTLDSLKDFVSAQELYRLMHERGESVSLATVYRILQSMSDDQLVDVLRSGDGEAVYRRCAIEHHHHHLLCRNCGKAVEIEAPAFEQWALGIADEHGFTQVAHTVEIFGWCRECSAAS; encoded by the coding sequence ATGACAAAGCAGCGGCTCGCCGTCAGCAGAACACTGGACAGTCTGAAGGACTTCGTGAGCGCCCAAGAGTTGTACCGGCTCATGCATGAGCGCGGAGAGTCAGTATCCCTAGCCACCGTGTATCGCATTCTGCAGTCAATGTCAGATGATCAGCTCGTAGACGTGCTACGCAGCGGTGATGGTGAGGCCGTGTACCGCCGGTGCGCCATTGAACACCATCATCATCACCTGTTGTGCCGGAACTGTGGCAAGGCAGTGGAGATTGAGGCTCCAGCGTTCGAACAGTGGGCTTTAGGTATTGCCGATGAACATGGGTTTACGCAGGTTGCGCATACTGTAGAGATTTTCGGGTGGTGCCGTGAATGCTCCGCCGCCAGCTGA